One stretch of Streptomyces sp. R21 DNA includes these proteins:
- a CDS encoding acyl-CoA dehydrogenase family protein yields the protein MHFQLTDDQSALKAGVRELLEGRFGRERLRAAVEAPRLDRALWRELGDAGFFALRLPEADGGVGLGLPEAVLAFEEAGRVLLTGPLVATHLAAGEVAGAATGEAVVTAAYGGLVEWMEQADVVRGDVAGARGVTAAGGAAAAEARASVASVASAEPMESLDPLTPLHRVRGSGGSYGSVDPLAVLLTAAEQLGTAARTCELAVQHARTREQFGQPIGAFQAVKHLCAQMLVRVEMARVAVYAAAVTADPLDIASARLFADQAAVRGARDCLQVHGGMGFTWESDVHLYLKRAWVRTQRAGSATQSEEGLAAELVAGTA from the coding sequence GTGCACTTCCAACTCACTGATGATCAAAGCGCGTTGAAGGCGGGCGTGCGGGAGCTGTTGGAGGGGCGCTTCGGGCGGGAACGGCTTCGGGCCGCCGTCGAGGCCCCTCGGCTGGACCGTGCGCTGTGGCGCGAGCTCGGTGACGCGGGGTTCTTCGCGCTGCGGCTCCCGGAGGCCGACGGCGGTGTCGGACTCGGCCTCCCCGAGGCGGTGCTGGCCTTCGAGGAGGCGGGGCGGGTGCTCCTGACCGGGCCGCTCGTCGCCACGCATCTGGCGGCGGGGGAGGTCGCCGGTGCGGCGACCGGGGAGGCCGTGGTGACGGCCGCCTACGGGGGGCTGGTGGAGTGGATGGAGCAGGCGGATGTCGTACGGGGGGATGTGGCGGGTGCCAGGGGTGTGACGGCTGCCGGGGGTGCGGCGGCTGCTGAGGCGCGGGCGTCGGTGGCGTCTGTGGCGTCCGCGGAGCCGATGGAGTCCCTGGATCCGTTGACGCCGTTGCATCGGGTGCGGGGTTCCGGGGGGTCGTACGGCTCCGTCGATCCGCTCGCCGTGCTGCTGACCGCCGCCGAACAGCTCGGCACCGCCGCCCGTACGTGCGAGCTGGCCGTGCAACACGCCCGGACGCGCGAGCAGTTCGGGCAGCCGATCGGGGCCTTCCAGGCCGTGAAGCACCTGTGCGCGCAGATGCTGGTGCGCGTCGAGATGGCGCGTGTCGCCGTCTACGCCGCCGCCGTGACCGCCGACCCGCTCGACATCGCCTCCGCCCGGCTGTTCGCCGACCAGGCCGCCGTGCGCGGCGCCCGCGACTGCCTCCAGGTGCACGGCGGCATGGGCTTCACCTGGGAGTCCGATGTGCATCTGTACCTGAAACGGGCCTGGGTGCGGACGCAACGTGCGGGCTCGGCGACGCAGAGTGAGGAAGGGCTCGCCGCCGAACTGGTCGCCGGAACGGCCTGA
- a CDS encoding ATP-binding protein → MQVLQVQLEIRPDPAEVGRARRWARSRLAGSGIGADEPLAETLILLVSELVTNAVVHTGCPAVVRLLLPPGVPGDASGTVRLEVIDSSDCPPTPRHADGDETNGRGLELVDGLADRWGWNLESGGKSIWCEVDRCVPSEGAAAAGYRAGAAVAASAGAAHATSHAASASVYGDLAYEAV, encoded by the coding sequence GTGCAGGTGCTTCAAGTGCAGCTGGAGATCCGGCCCGACCCCGCGGAGGTGGGGCGAGCCCGGAGATGGGCCCGTTCGCGGCTCGCCGGGTCCGGGATAGGGGCCGATGAGCCGCTTGCCGAGACGCTGATCCTGCTCGTCTCCGAACTGGTCACCAACGCCGTGGTGCACACCGGCTGCCCGGCCGTGGTGCGGCTGCTGCTGCCGCCGGGCGTTCCCGGCGACGCCTCCGGCACCGTCCGTCTGGAGGTCATCGACTCCAGTGACTGCCCGCCGACACCCCGGCACGCGGACGGCGACGAGACCAACGGGCGCGGCCTGGAGCTTGTCGACGGCCTCGCCGACCGATGGGGCTGGAACCTCGAGAGCGGTGGCAAGAGCATCTGGTGCGAGGTCGACCGCTGTGTGCCGTCGGAGGGTGCGGCGGCTGCGGGGTACCGGGCGGGGGCGGCTGTGGCGGCTTCGGCCGGGGCTGCGCACGCGACTTCGCATGCGGCTTCGGCATCGGTCTACGGGGACCTGGCGTACGAGGCCGTCTAG
- a CDS encoding cyclase family protein, with translation MSLPTLPPEFHEIAKRVNNWGRWGADDEIGTLNLITDDVVREAARAVRTGRRIPLALPLQQDGVQTGMIPGRVNPLHTMVQINQELFGPGTVACSDDLVTMGLQAATHWDALTHASHSGKIYNGRPADTITAHGGAEFSGIDKPRHIVSRGVLLDVARARDVHRLDGGHAVTPEDLDAAEELAGTRVRSGDIVLVRTGQIQVYLAGDKQGYGYPSPGLSVRTPEWFHARDVAAVANDTLTFEIFPPEIEDLWLPVHALDLVEMGMLQGQNWNLEKLSTACGEEGRYAFLLSAMPEPFVGGTGTPVAPVAVL, from the coding sequence ATGTCATTGCCGACGCTGCCGCCGGAGTTCCACGAGATCGCCAAGCGCGTGAACAACTGGGGCCGTTGGGGCGCCGACGACGAGATCGGAACGCTGAACCTGATCACCGACGACGTCGTACGGGAGGCGGCCCGCGCGGTCCGCACCGGGCGCCGCATCCCCCTCGCCCTCCCGCTCCAGCAGGACGGGGTGCAGACGGGCATGATCCCGGGCCGGGTGAACCCGCTGCACACGATGGTGCAGATCAACCAGGAACTCTTCGGCCCGGGCACGGTCGCGTGCAGCGACGACCTGGTGACCATGGGGCTGCAGGCGGCGACCCACTGGGACGCGCTCACGCACGCCTCGCACTCGGGGAAGATCTACAACGGCCGCCCGGCCGACACGATCACCGCGCACGGCGGCGCGGAGTTCAGCGGCATCGACAAGCCGCGCCACATCGTCTCGCGGGGCGTCCTGCTCGACGTGGCCCGCGCCCGCGACGTGCACCGCCTCGACGGCGGACACGCGGTCACCCCCGAAGACCTGGACGCAGCCGAGGAGTTGGCGGGCACGCGCGTACGGTCCGGCGACATCGTCCTCGTCCGCACCGGCCAGATCCAGGTGTATCTGGCGGGCGACAAGCAGGGGTACGGCTACCCGTCACCCGGCCTGTCGGTCCGTACGCCGGAGTGGTTCCACGCGCGCGATGTCGCAGCGGTCGCGAACGACACCCTCACCTTCGAGATCTTCCCGCCGGAGATCGAGGACCTGTGGCTGCCCGTGCACGCGCTCGACCTGGTCGAGATGGGAATGCTGCAGGGCCAGAACTGGAATCTCGAAAAGTTGTCCACAGCCTGTGGAGAAGAGGGCCGCTACGCGTTTCTGCTGTCGGCGATGCCCGAGCCCTTCGTCGGAGGCACGGGAACCCCGGTGGCGCCGGTCGCAGTCCTCTAG
- a CDS encoding SDR family oxidoreductase, whose amino-acid sequence MGNFLAGKVVAVTGAGRGIGRAVALAAAADGARVVVNDYGVSIDGAEPTSSVADGVVKEILATGGEAVAVADDISAMAGGQRVVDVAVETYGRIDGVVCVAGILRERMLFNMSEEEWDPVVATHLKGTFTVFRAASAVMRRQGSGTLIGFTSGNHQGSVSQANYSAAKGGIISLVRSAALGLHKYGVTANAVAPVARTRMSANVPTELKEIGEPEDVAALVVYLLSDRAREERITGQVYTVAGPKIAVWAQPRELRAAYAPGAGWTPERIADFLPGTVGVDPMPLLERVEGMARDARAGGGAHRSG is encoded by the coding sequence GTGGGGAACTTCTTGGCAGGCAAGGTCGTCGCCGTGACGGGGGCCGGGCGCGGGATCGGGCGGGCCGTCGCCCTCGCCGCGGCGGCCGACGGCGCGCGCGTCGTCGTCAACGACTACGGCGTGTCCATCGACGGCGCCGAGCCCACGAGTTCGGTCGCCGACGGGGTGGTGAAGGAGATCCTCGCGACCGGCGGCGAGGCCGTCGCCGTCGCCGACGACATCTCCGCCATGGCGGGCGGGCAGCGGGTCGTCGATGTCGCTGTCGAGACGTACGGGCGGATCGACGGGGTCGTGTGCGTTGCCGGGATCCTGCGCGAGCGGATGCTGTTCAACATGTCCGAGGAGGAGTGGGACCCGGTGGTCGCCACCCATCTGAAGGGGACGTTCACCGTGTTCCGGGCGGCGTCCGCGGTGATGCGCCGGCAGGGGTCCGGGACGCTGATCGGGTTCACCAGCGGGAACCATCAGGGGTCCGTCTCGCAGGCCAACTACAGCGCGGCGAAGGGCGGGATCATCTCGCTCGTGCGCAGCGCCGCGCTGGGGCTGCACAAGTACGGGGTCACCGCCAACGCCGTTGCGCCCGTGGCGCGTACGCGGATGTCGGCGAACGTTCCCACGGAGCTGAAGGAGATCGGCGAGCCGGAGGATGTCGCCGCGCTCGTGGTGTACCTGCTGTCGGATCGCGCTCGGGAGGAACGGATCACCGGGCAGGTGTACACCGTCGCCGGGCCCAAGATCGCGGTCTGGGCGCAGCCGCGGGAGCTGCGGGCGGCATATGCGCCGGGGGCTGGGTGGACGCCGGAGCGGATCGCGGACTTTCTGCCGGGGACGGTGGGGGTGGATCCGATGCCGCTGCTTGAGCGGGTGGAGGGGATGGCTCGGGATGCGCGTGCCGGCGGGGGCGCCCATCGCAGTGGGTGA
- a CDS encoding acyl-CoA dehydrogenase family protein, whose product MEFGFGVEDEVFRGETRRWLEAHLGEGQDRRRWERELGRAGWIGLGWAEEGYGNRRVGLTRQVVWAEEYARAKAPARSGHIGEKLLAPTLIAHGTPEQKARFLPPIARGEELWCQGYSEPGAGSDLAGIRTAAVRDGESYRITGQKIWTSLAHEADWCFVLARTGPDVPRHQGLSFLLVPMDQPGRIEVRPIRQLTGTSEFNEVFFDGAEARVEHVVGGEGEGWRVAMSLLGFERGVSTFAQQIGFGEELRGVVGAAVDSGAARDPVVRERLVRLWAELRVMRWNSLRTLGSSGVDDPGGPSVGKLLWGGWHRRLGELAVQVGGAGAAVGPADWSAAAPYELDAFQHLFLFSRADTIYGGSDEIQRTIIAERVLGLPKEPRG is encoded by the coding sequence GTGGAGTTTGGGTTCGGGGTCGAGGACGAGGTGTTCCGGGGGGAGACGCGGAGGTGGTTGGAGGCGCACCTCGGAGAGGGGCAGGACCGGCGGAGGTGGGAGAGAGAACTCGGCCGGGCCGGGTGGATAGGCCTCGGGTGGGCGGAGGAGGGGTACGGGAACCGCCGGGTGGGTCTCACCCGGCAGGTGGTGTGGGCCGAGGAGTACGCCCGTGCGAAGGCCCCCGCTCGCTCGGGCCACATCGGTGAGAAGCTCCTGGCGCCGACGCTCATCGCGCACGGAACCCCCGAGCAGAAGGCCCGTTTCCTGCCCCCGATCGCCCGCGGCGAGGAACTGTGGTGCCAGGGCTACAGCGAACCCGGCGCGGGCTCGGACCTGGCAGGCATCCGCACGGCCGCGGTGAGGGACGGGGAGTCGTACCGCATCACCGGCCAGAAGATCTGGACCTCCCTCGCCCACGAAGCGGACTGGTGTTTCGTCCTGGCCCGTACCGGGCCGGACGTCCCTCGCCATCAGGGTCTGTCGTTTCTGCTCGTGCCCATGGATCAGCCCGGTCGTATCGAGGTTCGGCCGATTCGGCAGCTGACGGGGACCAGTGAGTTCAACGAAGTGTTCTTCGACGGGGCCGAGGCGCGAGTTGAGCATGTGGTGGGGGGTGAGGGTGAGGGGTGGCGGGTGGCCATGAGCCTGCTCGGGTTCGAGCGGGGGGTTTCGACCTTTGCTCAACAGATCGGGTTCGGTGAGGAGTTGAGGGGGGTCGTCGGGGCCGCTGTTGACAGTGGGGCTGCCCGGGATCCCGTGGTGCGGGAGCGGCTTGTGCGGCTGTGGGCCGAGTTGCGCGTCATGCGATGGAACTCGCTTCGGACGCTGGGGAGTTCGGGCGTCGACGATCCGGGCGGGCCCAGCGTCGGCAAGCTGCTGTGGGGTGGCTGGCACCGGCGGCTGGGGGAGCTGGCCGTGCAGGTGGGCGGTGCCGGGGCGGCGGTGGGGCCCGCGGACTGGTCGGCTGCGGCGCCGTACGAACTCGACGCGTTTCAGCATCTGTTCCTGTTCAGCCGGGCCGACACGATCTACGGCGGCTCGGACGAGATCCAGCGCACGATCATCGCCGAGCGCGTGCTCGGCCTGCCGAAGGAACCCCGGGGTTAG
- a CDS encoding Zn-dependent alcohol dehydrogenase — protein sequence MRGVIFDGKQTRVVDDLEIRDPGPGEVQVAISAAGLCHSDLSVVDGTIPFPVPVVLGHEGAGVVEAVGVGVTHVRPGDHVSLSTLANCGACAECDRGRPTMCRQAIGRPQQPFSRSGQPLYQFAANSAFAERTLVKAVQAVRIPKDIPMPSAALIGCGVLTGVGAVLNRARVDRGDSVLVIGTGGIGLNVIQGARIAGALTIVAVDSNPAKEAVARQFGATHFLTSVDAVREILPGGADHAFECVGRVELIRQAIDLLDRHGQAVLLGVPAATAEASFLVSSLFLDKSILGCRYGASRPQRDIALYADLYREGRLMLDELVTQTYPIEDFDKAAQDAHEGRVARAVLTF from the coding sequence ATGCGAGGCGTGATCTTCGACGGGAAGCAGACCCGGGTCGTGGACGATCTGGAGATACGGGACCCCGGTCCCGGCGAGGTACAGGTCGCGATCTCCGCGGCCGGGCTCTGCCACAGCGATCTGTCGGTGGTGGACGGGACCATACCTTTCCCCGTTCCTGTGGTGCTGGGCCATGAGGGTGCGGGGGTAGTGGAAGCGGTGGGTGTGGGGGTCACCCATGTCCGGCCGGGAGATCATGTGTCGCTCTCCACGCTCGCCAACTGCGGTGCGTGCGCCGAGTGCGACCGGGGGCGGCCGACGATGTGCCGTCAGGCGATCGGCCGGCCCCAGCAGCCGTTCTCCCGGAGCGGGCAGCCGCTGTACCAGTTCGCCGCCAACTCGGCTTTCGCGGAACGGACGTTGGTGAAGGCGGTGCAGGCGGTTCGGATTCCGAAGGACATTCCGATGCCGTCCGCCGCGCTGATCGGGTGCGGTGTGCTGACGGGTGTCGGGGCCGTGTTGAACCGTGCGCGGGTCGATCGTGGTGACAGCGTGCTGGTCATCGGGACCGGCGGCATCGGGCTCAATGTCATCCAGGGGGCTCGGATCGCCGGTGCGCTGACGATCGTCGCCGTGGATTCCAATCCGGCCAAGGAGGCCGTGGCGCGGCAGTTCGGGGCGACGCACTTCCTCACCTCGGTGGACGCGGTGCGGGAGATCCTGCCGGGCGGTGCCGATCACGCGTTTGAGTGCGTGGGGCGTGTCGAGCTCATTCGCCAGGCGATCGATCTGCTGGACCGGCACGGGCAGGCCGTGCTGCTCGGCGTGCCGGCCGCCACCGCCGAGGCGTCCTTCCTGGTGTCCTCGCTCTTCCTGGACAAGTCGATTCTCGGCTGTCGCTACGGTGCCTCCCGCCCGCAGCGCGACATCGCCCTCTACGCCGACCTGTACCGCGAGGGGCGCCTGATGCTCGACGAGCTGGTCACCCAGACGTATCCGATCGAGGACTTCGACAAGGCGGCCCAGGACGCCCACGAAGGGCGGGTGGCCCGGGCCGTGCTGACCTTCTGA
- a CDS encoding GlxA family transcriptional regulator — protein MDSTTSTHAYRLSPATRAYRPHRVVVLALDGLLPFELGIPHRIFGRAKDAEGRRLYEVVTCSIRPPGPVETDGDFAVLVENGPQALATADTVVVPASYELGPVFEEGVLTDELAAALAHIRPGTRLVSICTGGYVLAAAGYLDGRPAAMHWAEAEHFQERFPQIRVDADVLFVDDGDVLTSAGVAAGIDLCLHLVRRDHGAGVANEVARRTVVPPHRDGGQAQYIHRPVPEPQLATTTAARAWALARLHEPIQLRDMADQESMSVRTFTRRFREEVGVSPGQWLTQQRVERARHLLESSDLSIDQVARDSGFGTAQSMRQHLQAALGVTPTAYRRTFRSLAHRS, from the coding sequence ATGGACTCCACGACCTCCACGCACGCGTACCGCCTGTCGCCCGCCACGCGCGCGTACCGCCCGCACCGAGTCGTCGTCCTCGCCCTGGACGGGCTGCTCCCGTTCGAGCTGGGCATTCCGCACCGCATCTTCGGGCGTGCCAAGGACGCCGAGGGGCGGCGGTTGTACGAGGTGGTCACCTGCTCGATCCGGCCGCCGGGCCCCGTGGAGACGGACGGCGACTTCGCGGTCCTCGTCGAGAACGGCCCTCAGGCCCTGGCCACCGCCGACACGGTCGTCGTCCCGGCGTCGTACGAGCTCGGCCCGGTCTTCGAGGAGGGCGTCCTCACCGACGAACTGGCCGCCGCCCTCGCCCACATCCGCCCCGGCACCCGGCTGGTCTCCATCTGCACCGGCGGCTACGTCCTCGCGGCCGCCGGCTACCTCGACGGGCGCCCGGCCGCCATGCACTGGGCCGAGGCCGAGCACTTCCAGGAGCGCTTCCCGCAGATCAGGGTCGACGCGGACGTGCTCTTCGTCGACGACGGGGACGTCCTCACCTCCGCCGGTGTCGCGGCCGGGATCGACCTGTGCCTGCATCTCGTACGCCGTGACCACGGGGCCGGCGTCGCCAACGAGGTGGCGCGCCGCACGGTGGTACCGCCGCATCGCGACGGCGGGCAGGCGCAGTACATCCACCGCCCGGTGCCCGAGCCGCAGCTCGCGACGACGACCGCCGCGCGCGCCTGGGCGCTGGCCCGTCTGCACGAGCCGATCCAGCTGCGCGACATGGCGGACCAGGAGTCCATGTCGGTACGCACTTTCACGCGCCGTTTCCGCGAGGAGGTCGGCGTCAGCCCGGGCCAGTGGCTCACCCAGCAGCGCGTCGAACGGGCCCGGCACCTGCTGGAGTCCAGCGACCTGTCGATCGACCAGGTGGCCCGGGACTCCGGCTTCGGCACGGCCCAGTCGATGCGGCAGCACCTCCAGGCGGCGCTGGGCGTGACACCGACGGCGTACCGCCGCACGTTCCGGTCCCTGGCCCACCGCTCCTGA
- a CDS encoding MFS transporter has translation MTQTTEAAAAGEAADAAAEAAAATAVDAEAADREAGVADSRRGGRRIHRAWFVAAVTFVTIIGAAAFRSLPGLFIDPLHEEFHWSRGTIGAAVSINLALYGLTAPFAAALMDRFGIRRVVAIALMVIALGSGLTVWMTAAWQLLFCWGLLVGLGSGSMALAFAATVTNRWFTERKGLVTGILTAGSASGQLIFLPLLSWMVTDHGWRPAAVTVSLAALAVVPFVWLLLRDHPADVGLKPYGATEFVPKPAPVQGAARRAVTVLFSAVRTGPFWLLAGTFAICGASTNGLVQTHFVPAAHDHGMPITAAASLLAVIGVFDVVGTIASGWFTDRFEPRRLLAVYYSLRGISLLFLPLLLQSSGSSVHPPMIFFIVFYGLDWVATVPPTLALCREQYGDDSAIVFGWVLASHQIGAALVAFLGGVARDTFGSYNVVWYAAGALCAAAALMALVIRRQRPAAAVPAAA, from the coding sequence GTGACCCAGACAACCGAAGCCGCAGCCGCGGGCGAGGCCGCCGACGCGGCAGCAGAGGCCGCCGCCGCAACAGCCGTTGACGCCGAAGCAGCCGACCGGGAGGCCGGCGTCGCCGACTCGCGGCGCGGCGGGCGCCGTATCCACCGTGCCTGGTTCGTCGCCGCCGTCACCTTCGTGACGATCATCGGCGCGGCCGCCTTCCGTTCGCTGCCCGGGCTGTTCATCGACCCGCTGCACGAGGAGTTCCACTGGTCGCGCGGCACGATCGGCGCCGCCGTCTCCATCAACCTCGCGCTCTACGGGCTCACGGCGCCCTTCGCGGCAGCGCTGATGGACCGCTTCGGCATCCGGCGCGTGGTGGCGATCGCGCTGATGGTGATCGCGCTCGGCTCCGGCCTCACGGTGTGGATGACAGCGGCCTGGCAGCTGCTGTTCTGCTGGGGGCTGCTGGTCGGCCTGGGCTCGGGCTCGATGGCGCTCGCCTTCGCGGCGACGGTCACCAACCGCTGGTTCACCGAGCGAAAGGGCCTGGTCACGGGCATCCTCACGGCGGGCTCGGCATCCGGACAGCTGATCTTCCTGCCGCTGCTGTCGTGGATGGTCACCGACCACGGCTGGCGGCCCGCGGCCGTGACCGTCTCGCTCGCCGCCCTCGCGGTCGTCCCTTTCGTCTGGCTGCTGCTGCGCGACCACCCGGCCGACGTGGGCCTGAAGCCGTACGGGGCCACGGAGTTCGTGCCGAAGCCCGCGCCCGTCCAGGGGGCCGCCCGCCGTGCGGTGACCGTCCTCTTCTCGGCCGTCCGCACCGGGCCTTTCTGGCTGCTGGCCGGCACCTTCGCGATCTGCGGCGCCTCCACGAACGGCCTGGTCCAGACGCACTTCGTGCCCGCCGCCCACGACCATGGCATGCCCATCACGGCTGCCGCCTCGCTCCTCGCGGTCATCGGCGTCTTCGACGTCGTCGGGACCATCGCCTCCGGCTGGTTCACCGACCGCTTCGAACCGCGCCGCCTGCTGGCCGTGTACTACTCGCTGCGCGGCATCTCGCTCCTCTTCCTGCCGCTGCTCCTGCAGTCGAGCGGGTCGAGCGTGCACCCCCCGATGATCTTCTTCATCGTCTTCTACGGCCTCGACTGGGTCGCCACGGTCCCGCCCACCCTGGCCCTGTGTCGCGAGCAGTACGGCGACGACAGCGCCATCGTCTTCGGCTGGGTCCTCGCCTCCCACCAGATCGGCGCCGCCCTCGTCGCCTTCCTCGGCGGCGTCGCGCGGGACACGTTCGGGTCGTACAACGTGGTCTGGTACGCGGCGGGCGCGCTCTGCGCGGCGGCTGCGCTGATGGCGCTGGTCATCCGGCGGCAACGGCCGGCGGCCGCTGTTCCGGCGGCGGCCTGA
- a CDS encoding flavin reductase family protein, which translates to MGHAGMAAAAVRYLRSAGTPTVAAPVEPLPRPDLRAVGDDERAPVDPTEFRRVLGNFATGVTVVTASCADGPAGFACQSFASLSLDPPLVCFMVGRTSATWPRIAQAGSFCVNVLGAHQGELCRGFAVSGSDKFAGVVYDAAPVSGSPRLTGATAWVDCTIHAVHTGGDHLIVVGRVDALGASADDVAPLLFHKGRFV; encoded by the coding sequence ATGGGACACGCAGGGATGGCGGCAGCCGCCGTCCGTTACCTCAGGTCGGCCGGAACCCCCACCGTCGCCGCACCCGTAGAGCCTTTACCGCGCCCGGACCTGCGCGCGGTCGGCGACGACGAGCGGGCGCCGGTGGACCCGACCGAATTCCGGCGCGTCCTCGGGAACTTCGCGACCGGGGTGACGGTGGTCACCGCGTCCTGCGCGGACGGCCCGGCGGGCTTCGCCTGCCAGTCCTTCGCGTCCCTCTCCCTCGACCCGCCGCTGGTCTGCTTCATGGTCGGCCGTACGTCGGCGACCTGGCCGCGCATCGCACAGGCGGGCTCCTTCTGCGTGAACGTGCTGGGGGCCCACCAGGGCGAGCTGTGCCGCGGATTCGCGGTGAGCGGCTCGGACAAGTTCGCCGGTGTCGTGTACGACGCGGCGCCCGTCTCCGGGTCACCGCGCCTTACGGGCGCCACCGCCTGGGTCGACTGCACCATCCACGCGGTGCACACCGGCGGGGATCATCTGATCGTGGTGGGCCGGGTGGACGCCCTCGGCGCGAGCGCGGACGACGTCGCGCCCCTGCTGTTCCACAAGGGGCGCTTCGTCTGA
- a CDS encoding enoyl-CoA hydratase/isomerase family protein: MPDSPRESPAESPPESPAEPSAESPASPEKSLDSLIRHGTDNAVSWITLNRPEAMNALTWDQRERVIALLAAASADPDVRAVVITATGRGFCAGADLRGAASGGERVAGDVARTIRLGAQRLIAAVLDCEKPVIAAVNGTAAGIGAHLAFACDLVLAAESAKFIEVFARRGLVPDGGGAYLLPRLVGPQRAKELMFFGDALTAADAERLGLVNRVVPAQDLQKTAREWAERLAAGPTRALALTKQLVNASLDTDRAAAFAAEAAAQEINMTTADANEGVASFVERRSPNYRGR, encoded by the coding sequence ATGCCCGACTCCCCCCGTGAATCCCCTGCCGAATCGCCGCCTGAATCCCCTGCTGAACCCTCTGCCGAATCCCCTGCTTCTCCCGAAAAGTCCCTCGACTCATTGATACGGCACGGCACTGACAACGCCGTCTCGTGGATCACTCTCAACCGTCCCGAGGCGATGAACGCCCTCACCTGGGACCAGCGGGAACGGGTGATCGCGCTGCTCGCCGCCGCCTCCGCCGACCCGGACGTACGGGCCGTCGTGATCACGGCGACGGGCCGCGGCTTCTGCGCGGGCGCGGACCTGCGCGGAGCGGCGTCCGGCGGCGAGCGCGTCGCCGGTGACGTGGCCCGGACCATCCGGCTGGGCGCCCAGCGGCTGATCGCCGCCGTCCTCGACTGCGAGAAGCCGGTGATCGCCGCCGTGAACGGCACCGCGGCCGGGATCGGCGCGCATCTCGCGTTCGCCTGCGACCTCGTCCTGGCGGCCGAATCCGCGAAGTTCATCGAGGTGTTCGCGCGGCGCGGCCTGGTCCCGGACGGCGGCGGCGCGTATCTCCTGCCCCGACTGGTCGGCCCGCAGCGCGCGAAGGAGCTGATGTTCTTCGGCGACGCGCTGACCGCCGCGGACGCGGAACGACTGGGCCTCGTCAACCGCGTCGTACCCGCGCAGGACCTTCAGAAGACGGCCCGCGAGTGGGCCGAGCGCCTCGCCGCCGGCCCGACCCGGGCCCTCGCCCTCACCAAGCAGCTGGTCAACGCCTCCCTCGACACCGACCGCGCCGCGGCCTTCGCGGCGGAGGCGGCCGCCCAGGAGATCAACATGACGACCGCCGACGCCAACGAAGGCGTGGCGAGCTTCGTGGAGCGACGGAGCCCCAACTACCGGGGGCGCTGA